In one window of Spartinivicinus marinus DNA:
- a CDS encoding TIGR02281 family clan AA aspartic protease: MKKAIFVLSVFSVGLVSGWYGHQYWPDIRLVLLNDSMSEQTLTTTTVPVAAINSQSLVESKLTAPMQSFKEQLADWNTTKIVDHYRKLTQLDDEHKNFARAAFIEKLQQGFEQGQYQQLIKLINSYLQFNAGDYQVVYILAESYRALGNLPAAIKAYYQLEQYVYDFDQIENIKAKIHTLVQAYHKKVVSESSEGEHWPLLLKFYEELALLDSNNYGYLFKQAEIHYQLNDFPRSLALLDYLLADVKWGNVARQLKHKIATKIRAKEGIALRQNNGHYIVSGVIDNSHQVELLIDTGATLSVVSTRFFKQLGNNSEAEFLHNTMMSTANGQLVVPVYRFKRFEIAGRAVNDIEFAVMDLPSMEVSQGLLGMNFLRNFRFNMDQENSLLFLDLK, translated from the coding sequence GTGAAAAAAGCGATTTTTGTCTTGAGTGTGTTTTCTGTTGGGTTGGTAAGTGGTTGGTACGGCCATCAATATTGGCCTGACATCAGGCTTGTCTTGCTCAATGACAGTATGTCGGAACAGACACTGACAACAACAACTGTGCCTGTTGCAGCCATTAATAGTCAGTCGCTAGTTGAATCTAAATTAACTGCACCAATGCAATCATTTAAAGAACAGCTGGCTGACTGGAATACAACAAAAATCGTAGACCACTACCGAAAACTTACCCAACTGGATGATGAACATAAAAACTTTGCCCGTGCTGCTTTTATTGAAAAATTACAACAAGGGTTTGAGCAAGGTCAATATCAACAGCTAATCAAACTAATTAATAGTTACTTACAGTTCAATGCAGGTGACTACCAGGTAGTTTATATTCTGGCCGAAAGCTATCGAGCATTAGGTAATTTACCCGCTGCTATCAAAGCATACTATCAATTAGAGCAGTATGTATACGACTTTGATCAAATAGAGAATATCAAAGCAAAAATTCATACCCTAGTGCAGGCTTACCATAAAAAAGTAGTTAGTGAGAGTAGTGAAGGTGAACACTGGCCACTATTACTCAAGTTTTATGAAGAACTTGCCCTCTTAGATTCAAATAATTATGGCTATTTATTTAAGCAAGCTGAAATACATTACCAGTTGAATGACTTTCCTCGTTCTTTGGCACTACTTGATTACTTGCTTGCTGATGTAAAATGGGGGAATGTGGCACGACAGTTGAAGCATAAAATAGCCACTAAAATAAGAGCCAAAGAAGGTATCGCCCTTAGACAAAATAATGGTCATTATATAGTCTCTGGTGTTATTGATAACAGTCATCAAGTGGAATTACTAATTGATACGGGCGCTACCCTGTCAGTTGTATCGACTCGGTTTTTTAAACAGTTAGGAAATAATAGTGAAGCTGAATTTTTACATAATACCATGATGAGTACGGCTAATGGTCAATTAGTAGTACCGGTGTATCGTTTTAAACGGTTTGAAATCGCGGGCAGAGCCGTCAATGATATTGAGTTTGCAGTCATGGACTTACCTTCAATGGAAGTCTCACAAGGTTTGTTAGGGATGAACTTTCTGCGAAATTTTCGCTTTAATATGGACCAGGAAAATAGCCTGTTGTTTTTGGATTTAAAATAG
- a CDS encoding isopenicillin N synthase family dioxygenase: MSVTVEDSLQSKTTSFNEIPIVDIAPLLDNSNPMKVVQEIGYICEHIGFLYIKNHGVDEQLIKEAYELTEAFFLLPFEEKNKLNIIHSGQTLRGYIPMYAENVDPENTRDFKECFDFGQDTAEISPFFGPNLMPQQPVHFKTIFEQYHHAMLGLARQLIRAIGLSLGLPADYFAKLQTKPITIQRLLHYPPQQGEITKEEFGIGAHTDYGFLTILSQDANGGLQVQNRNGDWVSAPPVDGTLIVNIGDLVQTFTNDRYISTLHRVINTSGKERYSLPFFIDLDYDAKVKVVPTCRRDDTPSQYQSYTCGQHKYKRFVDSYTHLQTTLRE, from the coding sequence ATGAGTGTAACAGTTGAAGATAGTTTACAAAGTAAAACAACTTCTTTTAATGAAATTCCGATAGTTGATATTGCCCCATTACTTGATAACAGTAACCCAATGAAAGTAGTGCAGGAAATAGGCTATATCTGTGAGCATATTGGATTTTTATATATTAAAAACCATGGTGTTGATGAGCAGTTAATTAAAGAGGCCTATGAGCTGACTGAAGCATTTTTTTTACTTCCGTTCGAAGAAAAAAATAAGTTGAATATTATCCATTCTGGTCAAACATTACGGGGTTATATTCCTATGTATGCTGAAAATGTTGACCCGGAAAATACTAGAGATTTTAAAGAGTGTTTTGATTTCGGGCAGGATACAGCAGAAATAAGCCCTTTTTTTGGCCCTAATCTAATGCCACAACAACCAGTGCACTTTAAAACTATTTTTGAGCAGTATCATCATGCTATGTTGGGTTTGGCCCGACAGTTAATCCGCGCGATTGGCTTAAGTTTAGGTTTACCCGCCGATTATTTTGCCAAATTACAAACCAAACCGATCACTATCCAACGGTTGTTGCATTATCCTCCCCAACAAGGAGAAATCACCAAAGAAGAATTTGGCATAGGTGCACATACGGATTACGGTTTTTTAACGATTCTGTCGCAGGATGCCAATGGTGGGCTACAAGTGCAGAATAGAAATGGCGATTGGGTCAGTGCGCCACCTGTAGATGGCACCCTGATTGTAAACATTGGCGATTTAGTGCAAACATTTACTAATGACCGTTATATTTCAACGCTGCATCGGGTAATTAACACCAGTGGTAAAGAGCGCTATTCTTTACCCTTCTTTATTGACCTTGATTATGACGCCAAAGTTAAGGTAGTACCGACTTGTCGTAGAGACGATACACCTAGCCAATATCAGTCTTATACCTGTGGGCAGCATAAGTATAAGCGGTTTGTCGATAGTTATACCCACTTACAAACTACTCTTCGCGAATGA